A stretch of DNA from Pseudanabaena sp. BC1403:
AATACCCAGATTACCTAGCTCCTGCCCCTCACCACTACGATCCTTGATTTCCCGCGCGATCGCTAAACCTTGGAGATGATACTCAATCGCTTTGTCATATTTGCCGAGAGAAGAGTAATTGAGCCCTAGATTCCCTAGTGTCTGCCCCTCACCTCTTCGATCTTTGATTTCCCTTGCGATCGCTAATTTTTGCAGTTGGTAATCAATTGCTTTGTCATATTTACCCAGAGTATAGAAAGCATTTCCCAGATTTCCCAGCGAATTTCCTTCGCCCAGCCGATCTTTGATTTCCAGCGCGATCGCTAAGCTTTGGAGCTGGTACTCAATCGCTTGGTCATATTTACCGAGGGCATCATAAGCGTTTCCCAAATTGCCCAGCACCGAGCCTTCACCTCGACGATCTTTGATTTCCCTAACGATCATTAAGCTTTGGAGATGGTACTCAATCGCTTTGTCATACTTACCGAGGGCAGAGTAAGCAATACCTAGATTTCCCAGTGCTTGTCCTTCGCCCATCCGATCTTTGATTTCTCGAATGATTGCTAATCTTTGCAGTTGAGACTCGATCGCTTTGTCATATTTACCGAGGGCATAATAAGCAATACCTAGATTTCCCAGTGCCTGCCCCTCCCCCAGCCGATCTTTGATTTCCCGCGTGATTGTTAATCTTTGCTGTTGGTACTCAATTGCTTTGTCATATTTAGCGAGCGCATCGTAAGCTAACCCCAGATTGCCTAGAGCCTGTCCCTCACCCCAACGATCTTTGATTTCCCTCACAATCACTAGTCTTTGGAGTTGGTACTCAATTGCTTTGTCATATTTGCCGAGTGCATAGTAGGCGAGACCCAGATTTCCCAATGAATTCGACTCACCCCGTCGATTGGCAATTTCCTTTGCGATCGCTAAGCTTTGCAGTTGGTACTCAATTGCTTTGTCATACTTGCCGAGAACATCATAAGCGATACCCAGACTTCCTAGCGATAGTCCTTCACTCCGCCGATCTTTGATTTCCCTTGCGATCGCTATGCTTTGCAGTTGGTACTCAATCGCTTTGTTATATTTACCAAGAGAAAAGTAAGCATTTCCCAGATTTCCCAGCGACTGTACTTCACCCAGTCGATCTTTGATTTCCCGCGCGATCGCTAATCTTTGTAGCTGGTACTCAATTGATTTGTCATATTTACCGAAAAGCTCATAAGCGACACCCAGATTTCCCAGTGCTCTGCTCTCACCCTGTCGATCTTTAATGTCCTGATAGATAGCCAGAGCTTGTTGCCATGACTGGAATGCTGCCTCAAACTTGCTGAGATTGTATTGCTGACCACCTAAATTCAAAAGCCGATCTGCTTCCGCTTTGCGATCTTGTGTTGTTTGCGCTTGGACGCTCTCACTCATCACTATCTGCACTTGACCACAAGCTAAAAAGGTCAACAGCGCAATACCAAAAACCTTATTCACAGCCAAAATCCTCGCATTTACATCGAAACCTGCGATCGCATACCAGACAGCATAAAGCGATATTCCGAAAAGTAAATAGTCGTTACAAAAAATATAACCAAAATCCCAAATCACCTATTCCCCATAGTTCAGATCCCCGACTTTTTTGTGGTTAGCACAACTAATAGGTGAATGCGCCCAAACCTCACAACGCAGTCACAATTTGTTGGCGAGAGCGAAGAGGGTTAAGCATTTGCGAATTGAGATTTTTTGTGAGAAGTTTCAAAATTGTGGCGCAAATGCTTAACCCCTACAAATTTTTTCCTTTTTCCTTTTTCCTTTTTAAGGATGGACTTGTCCTAAAATTGCGCCGAGGCGATCATAATCATCCTTTAATAGAATGCTGAGCTTGCGTCCTGCTTGAACTAGCCAATTGCGATCGCATTTTCTCACTTGATAGACATTGCGTAATACCGCCGCAATTAGTTCATCGACAGGTGCATTGGTCATCTGGACTAAGGTTCTGATAAAATTCAACTCTTCTGTAAAGTTCTCAATTTCTGAGTCTTCACAGCCATATACGGCTTGATGGATTTGAGGAGGTTGTGAAGGTAGATGTTGATAGATATTGCCAACAGAACTAAAGCCTAATAGTATAACTTTAATTTCAGAACGGAGCATTGCGAAAATTTGGGGCTGCTGTTCGCGTAACTCTTGTAGACTCAAACCTAGAGCCACCGCACGATGAACAGAATCAATTGGGGCTGTTGTCGCATGATAAACCACGCCATAGGTAATAACTTCGCTATTCTCATCCTGTTGCGACTTTACCCAACTACCAAAAGATGGCATCAGTGGAAAATCTAAGTTGTCAGGTTCAAGACACTGAGCGAGAAACTCTGTCGTGGAAGTTGCCACAACTTCAGCAAGATGTTTTGGATGGCGATCGCGGCTAGATTGAACTAAAGGTAAAAACATTGAACTGGTGGTCTCTTAAATATCAAACAAACCATCTGCGGCTCTGCGTCCACCCCAACGCTGCACAATCAGATCGTCATAATGATCAGCACTTTCTAGCACTTCAGTTAAGGCTAGTTTAAATTCATTTTGTTGGCAAGAACTACCGAGCAAAGTCACATGAAATCTGATATCTCCTTCATCAGCCATGCTAAAGCCGCCAAAACGAAAAACATCATTCTGTTTAAGCAAATAGAGCATTAGTTCGTCACGAACTTCTACATCTGTCGCCACATATGCCCAAATATAAATAACGGATTCTGCTTCACGAAAGGGTCGAATCTCCACAAGCACAGTTGCGGAGCCGAACTGCAAACTAAAGATTGGGCTATCACTAACAGGATTGGATATCCGATCGCAAATATCGGGCAGCCAATCAGCTACTTTTTGATAGCAGTCTTGTTGTGATTCTGATTGAAAATTCACGACTGTAAATTACCATTTACTTAAAACCTCTTAGAGTTTACCGCGAGTTTACCGAATAATTTACAGACTTCGCTCTAAAGCTCTTTCGCCCCCCCATGAGGCAACGATCGCATCGTCGTATTTATCAGCGGTTTGAAGGACGGAGGATACTGAGGTCTGTAATTCGTTGCGATCGCAGGTGGAGCCAACTAAGGTTGTATGAAAACGAATATCACCATCATCATCAATACTGAAGACTCCAAATTGCATCTCAGAATTTTTTTTGAGCAAGAATTTCAGCAGATCTTGAGTGATTTCTGCTCCTGTAACTACATAAGACCAAGTAGAAATGATTGCTTCTGTATTTCCCCAAGGTAAAACTTCAACAGTTGCTGTTGCTGATCCGAGGGGTAAGACAAATACAGGCATATCGTAGGGCGGCGAATAGACATTTTCGTACAAGTCATTTAGCCAAGGTTGAATCTTTTCGTAACAGGCTTGTTGGATGGGTGTCTCGAATTTCATTTCCTGCGATCCTATTTCTTATCTTCTATCTGCTGTCCAATTTAGTGAAGACTGATGGCATTTGAATTCAAAATTTTGGATTTATTTAACAATTGTGTTACTAAACATTAATTTTTTCAGTATTCTCTGTTACGCGATCGCAACTTGAATAGTTGTCGTTATGCTCCGAGA
This window harbors:
- a CDS encoding HAS-barrel domain-containing protein translates to MFLPLVQSSRDRHPKHLAEVVATSTTEFLAQCLEPDNLDFPLMPSFGSWVKSQQDENSEVITYGVVYHATTAPIDSVHRAVALGLSLQELREQQPQIFAMLRSEIKVILLGFSSVGNIYQHLPSQPPQIHQAVYGCEDSEIENFTEELNFIRTLVQMTNAPVDELIAAVLRNVYQVRKCDRNWLVQAGRKLSILLKDDYDRLGAILGQVHP
- a CDS encoding YbjN domain-containing protein; this translates as MNFQSESQQDCYQKVADWLPDICDRISNPVSDSPIFSLQFGSATVLVEIRPFREAESVIYIWAYVATDVEVRDELMLYLLKQNDVFRFGGFSMADEGDIRFHVTLLGSSCQQNEFKLALTEVLESADHYDDLIVQRWGGRRAADGLFDI
- a CDS encoding YbjN domain-containing protein, coding for MKFETPIQQACYEKIQPWLNDLYENVYSPPYDMPVFVLPLGSATATVEVLPWGNTEAIISTWSYVVTGAEITQDLLKFLLKKNSEMQFGVFSIDDDGDIRFHTTLVGSTCDRNELQTSVSSVLQTADKYDDAIVASWGGERALERSL